A single Coriobacteriia bacterium DNA region contains:
- a CDS encoding ATP synthase F0 subunit B yields the protein MLEIVEMAREIVAEMGTEVAHAPLRLVAEVLQFLVLVGIVWVVAFGFGKRKGFVSNMLTERERRIATHLTTATAADEALATATAEAEAAIRTAEARAHELTQDAATECAEVDAATRAEVDAECTRITERAESALATERQEMQLELREQLVELVSSATRSIMNERLTAAEQRELIEHSITSSMDGAAAPVALRLKVAQP from the coding sequence ATGCTTGAGATCGTCGAAATGGCGCGCGAGATCGTCGCCGAGATGGGCACCGAGGTCGCGCACGCTCCGCTGCGCCTGGTCGCTGAGGTCCTTCAGTTCCTGGTCCTCGTCGGAATCGTCTGGGTCGTCGCGTTTGGGTTCGGGAAGCGCAAGGGGTTCGTCTCAAACATGCTCACCGAGCGCGAGCGGCGAATCGCAACGCATCTTACGACCGCCACCGCGGCCGACGAAGCGCTTGCCACCGCGACGGCTGAAGCTGAAGCCGCGATCCGTACCGCCGAGGCGCGCGCTCACGAACTGACGCAGGACGCCGCGACCGAGTGCGCCGAGGTCGACGCCGCAACGCGCGCCGAGGTCGACGCCGAGTGCACCCGGATCACCGAACGGGCCGAATCCGCACTCGCGACCGAGCGCCAGGAGATGCAACTCGAACTGCGCGAGCAGCTCGTCGAGCTGGTGAGTTCGGCGACGCGCTCGATCATGAACGAGCGGCTCACCGCCGCCGAGCAGCGCGAGCTCATCGAGCACTCGATCACGTCGAGCATGGATGGCGCGGCCGCACCGGTGGCGCTCAGGCTCAAGGTCGCGCAGCCGTGA
- a CDS encoding F0F1 ATP synthase subunit alpha, whose translation MHDRFELGELTESAETFDFLRGLLAGDTPLPTVEPLFDTGSVVRVGDGVAVVSGLRDVGSQEIVEFEGGGLGLAFSLKEGSVGVVLLGGESRVREGGEVRRTGHLLRIPAGEGVLGRVVDAVGQPLDGRGPVVPAAWLPVERPAPGVIDRRPVDRPLHTGMKVIDALVPVGRGQRELIIGDRKIGKTTLALDAILAQKGANVSCIYCAIGQKASAVRQVVSMLEEHGALEYTVVIVALPGDMPALRYLAPYAATALGEYFMDRGGDALVVYDDLTKHAVTYREMSALLDRPVGREAYPGDIFYVHSRLLERSARLSEERGSGSLTALPIVETLAGDISAFIPTNVISICDGQIMLDASAFNENRRPAMDPGLSVSRVGGTAQARAMKQVAGRLRIDLAQYNEMARFVKFGAEVDESTQLQLTRGERARALLGQDQHSPMGLGAEVLSLYAVVNGYFDEVAVEAACEVEAQLLVWMSGRHPEVLSSLGGDAGLDDATEAALRTALDEFLAQRTPAPVVAEA comes from the coding sequence ATGCACGATCGCTTCGAGCTCGGGGAACTCACCGAGTCCGCCGAGACGTTCGACTTCCTGCGCGGACTGCTCGCCGGCGACACGCCACTGCCCACCGTCGAGCCGCTGTTCGACACCGGCAGCGTCGTGCGCGTGGGCGACGGCGTCGCGGTCGTGAGCGGCCTGCGCGACGTGGGCAGCCAGGAGATCGTCGAGTTCGAGGGCGGTGGCCTCGGCCTCGCGTTCTCGCTCAAGGAAGGCTCGGTCGGCGTCGTGCTTCTCGGCGGGGAATCACGCGTCCGAGAAGGCGGCGAGGTTCGGCGCACGGGGCATCTGCTGCGCATACCGGCTGGCGAGGGGGTGCTCGGGCGCGTCGTGGATGCGGTCGGGCAGCCGCTCGACGGTCGCGGCCCGGTGGTACCGGCGGCGTGGCTGCCGGTGGAGCGCCCGGCGCCGGGAGTCATCGATCGGCGCCCGGTCGACCGGCCGTTGCATACCGGGATGAAGGTCATCGACGCGCTCGTGCCCGTTGGGCGCGGTCAGCGCGAACTCATCATCGGCGATCGCAAGATCGGCAAGACGACGCTGGCGCTCGACGCGATCCTCGCGCAGAAGGGCGCGAACGTCTCGTGCATCTACTGCGCGATAGGGCAGAAGGCCTCGGCGGTGCGCCAAGTCGTCTCGATGCTCGAGGAGCACGGGGCGCTCGAGTACACGGTCGTCATCGTGGCACTGCCCGGCGACATGCCGGCGCTCCGCTACCTCGCGCCGTACGCGGCGACCGCGCTCGGCGAGTACTTCATGGACCGCGGGGGAGACGCACTCGTGGTCTACGACGACCTCACCAAGCACGCCGTGACCTACCGCGAAATGTCGGCGCTGCTCGACCGCCCGGTGGGCCGCGAGGCATATCCGGGCGACATCTTCTACGTGCACTCTCGACTGCTCGAGCGCTCGGCCCGGCTGTCCGAGGAGCGCGGCAGCGGCTCGCTCACGGCGTTGCCTATCGTCGAGACGCTCGCGGGCGACATCTCGGCGTTCATCCCCACCAACGTGATCTCGATCTGTGACGGGCAGATCATGCTCGACGCCAGTGCGTTCAACGAGAACCGCCGCCCGGCGATGGACCCGGGACTCTCGGTCTCGCGCGTTGGCGGCACCGCGCAGGCGCGTGCGATGAAGCAGGTCGCGGGGCGGCTGCGCATCGATCTCGCGCAGTACAACGAGATGGCGCGGTTCGTGAAGTTCGGCGCCGAAGTCGACGAGAGCACGCAGCTCCAACTCACCCGAGGCGAGCGTGCACGCGCGCTGCTCGGGCAAGACCAGCACTCTCCGATGGGGCTCGGCGCCGAGGTACTCTCGCTCTACGCGGTCGTCAACGGCTACTTCGACGAGGTGGCCGTGGAAGCCGCCTGCGAGGTCGAGGCGCAGCTTCTCGTGTGGATGTCTGGGCGCCATCCCGAGGTGCTGTCGTCGCTCGGCGGCGATGCCGGGCTCGACGACGCGACCGAGGCCGCGCTGCGTACCGCACTCGATGAGTTTCTGGCCCAGCGCACACCCGCGCCTGTCGTGGCGGAGGCGTGA
- a CDS encoding F0F1 ATP synthase subunit gamma, translating into MEKLGDVRKRMQGVEGIGEVCRTLATVASAKLARTHERARGAHAYAARLREMLARQQAAARAAGRDPAQLSELMAERPQVTRALLLVVGADRGLCGGYNLAVGREARTFAASLVERGIDVTAIAKGRRAETYLRRATSLPIDDASGWSRAGVTDDEIDRLLALATDRFLAGEVDEVWATYTAFLSTMRREPRTVRLLPVMPEETAGNGVPAVPTALRWCYEPDQAACVHELLGAFVRLQVEDVLLEAYASEQAARMVTMQEASERSDRALAELRIHYNRLRRESITADLVGVLVAGRMRKEAAAS; encoded by the coding sequence ATGGAGAAGCTCGGTGACGTCCGCAAGCGCATGCAGGGTGTCGAGGGCATCGGCGAGGTGTGTCGCACGCTCGCGACCGTCGCCTCGGCCAAGCTCGCACGCACGCACGAACGCGCTCGCGGAGCGCACGCCTATGCGGCCCGCCTGCGCGAGATGCTCGCGCGCCAGCAAGCGGCTGCGCGCGCTGCCGGACGCGACCCCGCCCAGCTCTCGGAGCTCATGGCCGAGCGGCCGCAGGTGACGCGCGCGCTGTTGCTCGTGGTGGGCGCGGATCGCGGGCTGTGTGGCGGCTACAACCTCGCCGTGGGCCGAGAAGCGCGCACGTTCGCGGCGTCGCTTGTCGAGCGCGGCATCGACGTGACGGCGATCGCGAAGGGCCGTCGCGCCGAGACGTACCTGCGACGCGCCACGTCACTCCCAATCGACGATGCGAGCGGATGGTCGCGCGCAGGCGTCACCGATGACGAGATCGATCGGCTGCTTGCGCTCGCCACCGACCGCTTCCTTGCAGGCGAGGTCGACGAGGTGTGGGCGACCTACACGGCGTTCCTCTCTACCATGCGCCGCGAGCCGCGCACCGTGCGGCTGCTGCCGGTCATGCCGGAAGAGACCGCCGGCAACGGCGTTCCCGCTGTGCCGACCGCCCTGCGCTGGTGCTACGAGCCCGATCAGGCAGCGTGCGTACACGAGCTGCTCGGCGCATTCGTGCGGCTCCAGGTCGAGGACGTGCTGCTCGAGGCGTACGCGAGCGAGCAGGCGGCACGCATGGTGACGATGCAGGAGGCGTCGGAGCGCTCCGACCGCGCACTCGCCGAGCTGCGCATCCACTACAACCGGCTGCGTCGCGAGTCGATCACGGCCGATCTTGTCGGCGTGCTCGTCGCGGGTCGCATGCGAAAGGAGGCGGCAGCGTCGTGA
- a CDS encoding F0F1 ATP synthase subunit beta — translation MSREACDGVVAAVTGPVVDVRFRGELPAIGSLLRVGDRRRGLPLEAVELLGDGVVRALALGSTDALARGTRVYDTQAPISVPVGPGVKGRMLNVVGEPTDGLGPVSALARWPIRRDPVPFARVRTYPEVFETGLKAIDLLAPFPKGGKVALFGGAGVGKTVVIMELIRNVGHEHKGMSVFGGIGERTREGNDLWREMQRSKVLDRAVLYFGQMNEPPGARFRVPYCALTTAEYFRNVEHADVLLFFDNIYRFVQAGLEVSLLRARIPAEVGYQPTLATEVGSLEERIVSTDDGAITSVQAVYVPADDLADPGPAAIFSHLDATVVLSRRVAEMGLYPAIDPLQSGSSILEPAYVGAEHVRVARETKSYLQRYGALQDLIAILGVEELSEEDKIVVTRARRLQKFLSQPFFVAEQYTGIPGCYVPIAETVRGFSEICAGNCDSIPEQAFYMASTLDEVLQRASGAEVA, via the coding sequence ATCAGCCGCGAGGCGTGCGACGGCGTGGTCGCAGCCGTGACCGGGCCGGTCGTCGACGTGCGCTTCCGAGGCGAGCTGCCCGCTATCGGGTCGCTGCTGCGCGTCGGGGATCGTCGTCGCGGGTTGCCGCTCGAAGCCGTCGAACTGCTCGGCGATGGGGTGGTGCGCGCACTCGCACTCGGCTCAACCGATGCGCTTGCCCGCGGGACGCGCGTGTACGACACGCAGGCGCCCATCAGCGTGCCGGTGGGACCGGGCGTGAAGGGCCGCATGCTCAACGTGGTGGGGGAGCCGACCGACGGACTCGGGCCCGTGAGCGCTCTCGCGCGCTGGCCGATCCGTCGCGACCCGGTTCCGTTCGCCCGCGTGAGGACCTACCCCGAGGTCTTCGAGACAGGCCTGAAAGCCATCGACCTGCTCGCACCGTTCCCCAAGGGCGGCAAGGTGGCCCTTTTCGGTGGCGCCGGTGTGGGCAAGACAGTCGTCATCATGGAGCTCATCCGAAACGTCGGCCACGAGCACAAGGGCATGAGCGTGTTCGGGGGTATCGGCGAGCGTACGCGCGAGGGTAACGACTTGTGGCGTGAGATGCAGCGCAGCAAGGTGCTCGACCGCGCGGTGCTCTACTTCGGGCAGATGAACGAACCGCCGGGCGCGCGCTTCCGAGTGCCGTACTGCGCGCTGACCACCGCCGAGTACTTCCGCAACGTCGAGCACGCCGACGTGCTGCTCTTCTTCGACAACATCTACCGATTCGTGCAGGCCGGCCTCGAGGTCTCGCTCCTGCGAGCCCGCATTCCGGCAGAGGTCGGCTACCAGCCCACGCTCGCCACCGAGGTCGGGTCGCTTGAGGAGCGCATCGTCTCCACCGACGACGGGGCGATCACGAGCGTGCAGGCGGTCTACGTGCCCGCCGACGACCTCGCCGATCCTGGCCCGGCGGCGATCTTCAGCCACCTCGACGCGACCGTCGTGCTCTCCCGCCGCGTCGCCGAGATGGGGCTCTACCCGGCCATCGATCCGCTGCAGTCCGGCTCGTCGATCCTCGAGCCCGCGTACGTGGGCGCCGAGCACGTGCGGGTCGCGCGGGAGACGAAGTCCTACCTCCAGCGCTACGGCGCACTCCAGGACCTCATCGCGATTCTCGGCGTGGAGGAGCTCTCCGAGGAAGACAAGATCGTCGTGACGCGGGCGCGCCGCCTCCAGAAGTTCCTCTCCCAGCCGTTCTTCGTCGCCGAGCAGTACACCGGCATTCCCGGCTGCTACGTGCCGATCGCCGAGACGGTCCGCGGATTCTCGGAGATATGCGCAGGCAACTGCGACAGCATTCCGGAGCAGGCGTTTTACATGGCGAGCACCTTGGACGAGGTTCTCCAGCGAGCCTCAGGGGCGGAGGTGGCGTGA
- a CDS encoding adenosine deaminase, translating into MPKVELHVHLEGTLEPELAFELAARNGVTLPYRDVDAMRAAYDFTDLQSFLDLYYAACAVLVTREDFRDLTVAYLRRAAADNVRHVEPFFDPQTHTARGIEFSTVIDGILDGLAVGEREFGITSGLILSFLRDLTEQSAEETLTAALPWLNRLVAVGLDSAEIGNPPEKFAHVYERARGLGLRAVAHAGEEGGPELVARTIDVLGVSRIDHGVRSADDPELVTRLARDAVPLTVCPLSNTKLRVFDSMADSTLAELLHAGVRVTVNSDDPAYFGGYIADNFRAAAAALGLTTADLRTLSVNAVEASFADEVRKAELLGEVETAFAAT; encoded by the coding sequence ATGCCGAAGGTCGAGCTACACGTGCACCTCGAGGGCACACTCGAGCCGGAGCTCGCGTTCGAGCTCGCCGCGCGCAACGGCGTCACACTGCCCTATCGCGACGTCGATGCGATGCGTGCCGCCTACGACTTCACCGACCTGCAGAGCTTCCTCGACCTGTATTACGCCGCGTGTGCCGTGCTCGTGACGCGTGAGGACTTCCGCGACCTGACCGTCGCGTACCTGCGCCGCGCGGCCGCCGACAACGTGCGCCACGTCGAGCCGTTCTTCGACCCGCAGACCCACACGGCGCGCGGCATCGAGTTCTCCACCGTCATCGACGGCATCCTCGACGGCCTCGCCGTCGGCGAACGCGAGTTCGGCATCACCAGCGGCCTCATCCTGAGCTTCCTGCGCGACCTCACCGAGCAGTCCGCCGAGGAGACATTGACCGCCGCGCTCCCTTGGCTTAACCGGCTCGTGGCCGTCGGGCTCGACTCGGCCGAAATCGGCAATCCTCCCGAGAAGTTCGCGCACGTGTACGAGCGTGCTCGGGGACTCGGGCTTCGCGCGGTAGCGCACGCCGGCGAGGAAGGCGGCCCGGAGCTCGTGGCTCGGACGATCGACGTGCTCGGCGTGTCGCGCATCGACCACGGCGTGCGTTCGGCCGATGACCCGGAGCTCGTCACGCGGCTCGCCCGCGACGCGGTGCCGCTCACCGTCTGCCCGCTCTCCAACACCAAGCTGCGCGTCTTCGACAGCATGGCCGACTCAACGCTCGCCGAGCTGCTGCACGCCGGTGTGCGCGTGACGGTGAACTCGGATGACCCGGCGTACTTCGGCGGCTACATCGCCGACAACTTCCGAGCGGCAGCTGCCGCGCTCGGGCTGACGACCGCCGACCTGCGCACGCTGTCGGTCAACGCCGTCGAAGCTTCATTCGCCGATGAGGTGCGCAAGGCCGAGCTGCTCGGCGAGGTGGAAACGGCGTTCGCAGCTACGTGA
- a CDS encoding MFS transporter: MSAAHTPRAVIGAYISSSLLFTLATSLIWATNTIFMMQVGGLTIFQVMLVNSIYLVAQAIFEVPTGVIADTLGRKVSYLIGIGTILASTLLYVATPTLGWGFWGFSLASVLIGLGFTFQTGAVDAWLVDALDAVGYDEPKERVFAWGQMTFGAGMLTGSLLGGLLGQVNLGLPYIVRAALLVAAFVLVLVLFADLGFERRALSTATFARETRSILEAGVRFGWHDRVVRPLLFVSLVGGVFYMFAFYSWQPYVLDLLGKNAVWMLGIIQAGISLTGIAGNALVKPIMGSDLARRDPARVLAWTSVAQTVIVAGIAAVGLFTKQPGVLPFSLVVGLWLAWGVVFGVSGPIRQSYINANIPSAQRATVLSLDAFFGDVGGGVGQPALGWLSQQSSIALGWLVGAVFVGATAPLYVWSERAAASRNEVGVTE, from the coding sequence ATGAGCGCCGCGCACACGCCGCGTGCCGTGATTGGTGCGTACATCTCCTCAAGCCTGCTTTTCACGCTGGCCACGTCGCTCATCTGGGCGACCAACACCATCTTCATGATGCAGGTGGGTGGGCTGACCATCTTCCAGGTCATGCTCGTGAACTCCATCTACCTCGTTGCACAGGCCATCTTCGAGGTTCCCACCGGCGTTATCGCCGATACGCTCGGTCGCAAGGTGTCCTACCTCATTGGAATCGGGACGATTCTCGCGTCGACGCTGCTGTATGTGGCGACGCCGACGCTCGGGTGGGGGTTCTGGGGCTTCAGTCTCGCCAGCGTGCTCATCGGACTGGGCTTCACCTTCCAGACCGGCGCAGTCGACGCCTGGCTCGTGGACGCGCTCGATGCGGTGGGATACGACGAACCCAAGGAGCGGGTCTTCGCGTGGGGCCAGATGACGTTCGGGGCCGGCATGCTCACGGGCTCGCTCCTCGGCGGCCTTCTCGGCCAGGTGAACCTCGGTCTGCCCTACATCGTGCGTGCCGCGCTGCTCGTTGCCGCGTTCGTGCTGGTCTTGGTGCTCTTCGCGGACCTCGGGTTCGAGCGTCGTGCGCTGTCGACTGCGACCTTCGCCAGAGAGACACGTAGCATCCTCGAGGCCGGTGTGCGCTTCGGGTGGCACGACAGGGTGGTACGCCCGCTTCTGTTCGTGTCGCTTGTGGGCGGCGTCTTCTACATGTTCGCGTTCTACTCGTGGCAGCCGTACGTGCTCGATCTGCTCGGGAAGAACGCGGTGTGGATGCTGGGGATCATCCAGGCGGGCATCTCGCTGACCGGCATCGCCGGCAACGCCCTCGTCAAGCCGATCATGGGCTCGGACCTCGCTCGCAGGGACCCCGCTCGCGTACTTGCGTGGACGTCGGTTGCACAGACGGTGATCGTCGCGGGCATCGCCGCCGTGGGCTTGTTCACGAAACAGCCGGGCGTGCTGCCGTTCTCGCTGGTCGTGGGTTTGTGGTTGGCGTGGGGCGTGGTGTTCGGCGTGTCGGGACCGATCAGGCAGTCCTACATCAATGCGAACATCCCATCCGCTCAGCGGGCGACGGTGCTCTCCCTCGACGCGTTCTTCGGAGACGTTGGCGGCGGAGTCGGGCAGCCCGCACTGGGATGGCTCTCGCAGCAGTCGTCGATCGCGCTCGGGTGGCTCGTCGGCGCCGTATTCGTGGGCGCGACGGCACCGCTCTACGTGTGGTCGGAGCGGGCTGCGGCATCGCGGAACGAAGTGGGCGTCACCGAGTAG
- a CDS encoding response regulator — MICAVRLPSPVGVVRPSPCGFRSAGRHPTRLPRKADIVRVLIAEDEALIRMDLREMLVEQGHEVVGEARDGAEAVALARELMPDVVFMDINMPVMTGIEAATVLGEERIAPVVMVTAFSQAGYVEQAAAAGAMAYIVKPFSAADVMPAMAVAVSRYSEAASLAEEVTDLTERLETRKVVDRAKGLLMARGLTEPEAFKRLQKLAMDKRKTLREIAEAVVLASEAAAE, encoded by the coding sequence ATGATCTGCGCGGTACGCTTACCTTCACCGGTGGGCGTGGTACGACCGTCACCGTGCGGGTTCCGCTCGGCGGGCCGGCATCCGACTCGGCTCCCCAGAAAGGCTGACATCGTGCGTGTACTCATCGCCGAAGATGAAGCGCTCATCCGCATGGACCTGCGCGAGATGCTCGTGGAACAGGGTCATGAGGTCGTAGGTGAGGCGCGCGATGGCGCGGAGGCTGTGGCTCTTGCGCGCGAGCTCATGCCCGACGTCGTCTTCATGGACATCAACATGCCGGTCATGACCGGCATCGAGGCGGCGACCGTACTGGGCGAGGAGCGAATCGCGCCGGTGGTCATGGTCACCGCGTTCTCGCAGGCCGGGTACGTCGAGCAGGCGGCGGCGGCAGGCGCGATGGCCTACATCGTCAAGCCGTTCTCGGCGGCAGACGTCATGCCTGCCATGGCGGTCGCAGTGTCGCGCTACTCGGAGGCCGCGTCGCTCGCCGAGGAGGTCACGGACCTCACCGAACGGCTCGAGACGCGCAAGGTGGTCGATCGCGCGAAAGGGCTGCTCATGGCTCGCGGCTTGACCGAGCCTGAGGCGTTCAAGCGACTCCAGAAGCTCGCGATGGACAAGCGCAAGACGCTTCGCGAAATCGCCGAGGCGGTCGTTTTAGCAAGCGAGGCGGCTGCCGAGTGA
- a CDS encoding LysE family transporter codes for MSDAASLLLRTYIVGIAVAAPVGAMGVLCIQRVLAHGWRGGLATGLGIATADGLYAGFAAFGVSAVSQYLIILQAPLRIGGGVVLLWLGWRAIVTPPAHDAAKVADASRFGVLYASAVGLTLTNPMTVMAFAAVFASAGLVAQPGLGSALLATAGVAAGSLSWWVVLSTGTAMARHAAGDTLLVWVNRVSGAVIALFGVIALIAGVTALN; via the coding sequence GTGAGCGATGCCGCCTCGCTGCTCCTGCGGACTTACATCGTCGGCATCGCCGTTGCGGCGCCCGTCGGGGCGATGGGCGTGCTCTGTATTCAGCGGGTACTCGCACACGGATGGCGCGGGGGATTGGCGACCGGACTCGGAATCGCCACCGCGGATGGACTCTACGCCGGGTTCGCGGCATTTGGCGTGTCGGCCGTCTCGCAGTACCTGATCATCCTGCAGGCGCCCTTGCGGATCGGTGGGGGCGTCGTGCTGTTGTGGCTCGGCTGGCGGGCCATCGTCACGCCGCCGGCGCACGACGCGGCGAAGGTCGCCGATGCTTCCCGGTTCGGAGTTCTGTACGCCAGCGCAGTCGGGCTCACGCTCACCAATCCCATGACCGTCATGGCGTTCGCGGCCGTCTTCGCGAGCGCAGGGCTTGTCGCGCAGCCGGGTCTCGGGAGTGCCCTGTTGGCGACTGCGGGCGTTGCGGCGGGGTCCCTGTCATGGTGGGTCGTGCTGTCGACGGGTACGGCCATGGCTCGGCATGCCGCAGGCGACACGCTGCTGGTATGGGTCAACCGTGTCTCGGGCGCCGTGATTGCGCTCTTCGGTGTGATCGCTCTCATTGCAGGAGTCACCGCGCTAAACTGA
- a CDS encoding cation:proton antiporter, whose product MHIGPVEIVAIVALAIVVAPAIAGFLRLPGIIGFVIAGTIAGPYVLHLLGPVQIDAIGTIGLLYLMFQAGLEIDMATFNKHRTSALIFGGLTFTLPFLLGMAEGRFMLGLGSLAAVLIGSIWASHTLVTLPDVREAGVSSNRAVTTTAGATIITDTLALVVLALVTGQAAGSGSTVSVLVKVVAGLAATAVLSLIVMPWLGKRYFRGLGHDRAMRFAFLLLAMAAGATCCELFGIEGLVGAFVAGLGVNRLVPKAGPLMERVDFVGSAFLVPAFLIYVGTKLNPAVVIQPATVAMALGFMAALVAGKALAAFIGGRLLKFTTNESGLMLGMSMPQAAATLAATLAGAGVGLFDDRIVNAVVLVVLLSIIAGSLTTRFFARRVELPAGGSRPLADTVLVGLPAGTASVDGLMRVVAGIAAGDAGLVLPVAVATEGGHAMEAAEARASEATKAGEAAGADVESRIRRSGSYSGAILEAISDRKATMVVSPFESADLSLARLMGTELQRIGRESPVPVLAARMASQKFSKIVLGLDQATTPPKRLDVGLATKVALSLVNSLELPLVVTSFDEQSLAGLDFPEGTDIHIGAEQLADPDVLPQGALLVVPASLVRRFGLRAKPFAEQRSDVSILVVAGPHRLRLIPGVAQGSALMGWGGASLVASDSVATE is encoded by the coding sequence GTGCACATCGGACCAGTCGAGATCGTTGCGATCGTTGCGCTTGCGATCGTCGTCGCACCCGCCATAGCCGGATTCCTGCGACTGCCGGGCATCATCGGCTTCGTCATCGCAGGAACAATCGCGGGTCCCTACGTGTTGCACCTGCTCGGTCCGGTGCAGATCGACGCGATCGGGACCATCGGGCTGCTGTATCTGATGTTTCAGGCAGGCCTTGAGATCGACATGGCGACCTTCAACAAGCACCGCACGTCGGCGCTCATCTTCGGCGGCCTGACCTTCACGCTTCCGTTCCTTCTCGGCATGGCCGAGGGGAGATTCATGCTCGGCCTTGGATCGCTCGCGGCGGTTCTCATCGGGTCGATCTGGGCATCGCATACGCTGGTGACGCTGCCTGACGTCCGTGAAGCCGGCGTGAGCTCGAACCGCGCGGTGACCACCACCGCAGGTGCGACGATCATCACCGATACCCTCGCTCTGGTGGTGCTGGCGCTCGTGACCGGGCAGGCCGCTGGGAGTGGCTCGACGGTGTCGGTGCTGGTCAAGGTGGTAGCGGGGCTCGCTGCAACGGCGGTGCTCTCGCTGATCGTCATGCCGTGGCTGGGCAAGCGCTACTTCCGAGGCCTCGGGCATGACCGTGCGATGCGATTCGCCTTCCTGTTGCTCGCGATGGCCGCGGGCGCGACGTGCTGCGAACTGTTCGGCATCGAGGGACTCGTCGGCGCATTCGTTGCCGGCCTGGGAGTGAACCGACTCGTGCCGAAGGCCGGCCCGCTCATGGAGCGAGTCGACTTCGTGGGATCCGCGTTCCTCGTGCCTGCGTTCCTCATCTACGTCGGCACCAAGCTCAATCCTGCGGTGGTGATTCAGCCGGCGACAGTAGCGATGGCGCTGGGCTTCATGGCTGCGCTCGTCGCGGGCAAGGCGCTCGCGGCCTTCATCGGCGGTAGGTTGCTCAAGTTCACCACGAATGAATCGGGCCTGATGCTCGGGATGTCGATGCCGCAGGCGGCTGCGACACTCGCGGCGACGTTGGCGGGTGCAGGCGTCGGCCTCTTCGACGACCGGATCGTCAACGCCGTCGTTCTCGTCGTGCTGCTCTCGATTATCGCGGGGTCGCTCACAACGCGCTTCTTCGCACGGCGTGTGGAGCTTCCGGCGGGCGGGTCACGTCCGCTTGCTGACACGGTGCTCGTCGGGCTACCGGCAGGAACCGCATCGGTGGACGGGTTGATGCGCGTTGTCGCGGGGATCGCGGCTGGCGATGCGGGCCTCGTCCTGCCCGTCGCCGTCGCGACCGAGGGCGGGCATGCAATGGAGGCCGCGGAGGCCCGGGCGTCCGAGGCCACCAAGGCGGGCGAGGCTGCGGGCGCCGACGTCGAGAGCCGAATCCGTCGCTCGGGTTCATACTCCGGCGCCATACTCGAGGCTATCTCGGACCGCAAGGCGACGATGGTCGTCTCGCCATTCGAGTCCGCGGATCTGTCCCTCGCGCGACTCATGGGCACCGAGCTCCAGCGCATCGGCCGCGAGTCTCCGGTCCCGGTACTTGCTGCCCGGATGGCTTCGCAGAAGTTCTCGAAGATCGTCCTCGGGCTGGATCAGGCCACCACGCCTCCCAAACGGCTTGACGTTGGGTTGGCGACGAAGGTCGCACTCTCGCTGGTCAACTCGCTCGAGTTGCCACTGGTAGTGACGTCGTTTGATGAGCAGTCGCTGGCTGGCCTCGACTTCCCCGAGGGCACCGACATCCACATCGGCGCTGAGCAGCTTGCGGACCCGGATGTGCTGCCGCAGGGTGCGCTGCTCGTCGTACCCGCGTCGCTCGTGCGCAGGTTCGGGCTGCGGGCGAAACCCTTCGCCGAGCAGCGCTCAGACGTCTCGATCCTGGTTGTCGCGGGTCCCCACAGGCTGCGGCTCATCCCGGGCGTCGCGCAAGGTTCCGCCCTCATGGGTTGGGGTGGGGCGTCGCTCGTGGCGAGCGACTCGGTCGCCACCGAGTAG